From the Stigmatella erecta genome, one window contains:
- a CDS encoding GTP-binding protein, which produces MAKEKFERNKPHVNIGTIGHVDHGKTSLTAAITKVLAKTGGATFLAYDQ; this is translated from the coding sequence ATGGCCAAGGAGAAGTTCGAGCGAAACAAACCCCACGTGAACATCGGGACGATTGGACACGTGGACCACGGGAAGACGTCGCTGACGGCCGCCATCACCAAGGTGCTGGCCAAGACCGGCGGCGCCACGTTCCTGGCCTATGACCAGAT